The genomic stretch ttgataattgtttatgtgttttatttagttattatttgcgcgataattatttgattgtgtggtaatatgttatttagctaattactaaatggtagaattttatttgaaattagttaaatgggcttagttgagtgagaaagagtattaggtgggttaagcccaaatgagataatgagagttagaagagaattttatgagttaacctaaattagatagaaagatagaaagaaaagtagagaagagaaaagaggcaaaagagtagaagagagaagagaagaggattgtagattcttgaagttagaaggagaaatccaagaggtaagggtttgaatacaaattcttgtagaatctatgattgggtagtGTTGTATGTGTTAAAACATGTGATTTCACTTTGGGTATTTTCATAATCCATGagatttgtgttgtttgatgttgtttatgcttggaatgggtagaaataacatgtaattcatgattctttacttgattctatgggtgggttttgatttataacatgttggatgaaaagaatgtaaaaacctaacattgggatttgggtgaaattcatggatttgcataattaatgaaactttgaggaatctaaggatacatatgggttttgtgtatgttatgtatgtgaaATTCGTGTGCAAATAATGACTGAACTGTGAATTGAGTGATGGAATGAAAAAGAGGGAACTGTGCTGAGTTTACCCAGAAAATTCACTTCTACACTGTGTTCGCGACGCGAACGAGaggtggcggcgcgaactgaatgaattctgaaatgatttggttctgccttgtacttcgcggcgcgcacatgtggatgcggcgcgaactgaatgcaTTTTTGAAAGACCTTGTTTCTGTCTgttacttcgcggcgcgaccaagggttggcggcgcaaactattttcaaaaatattttcttgtttgtttaagaCTTGACTTGCATACCTATTACTTCTATATGTTCAATATGTATTATTAATTGACTAAATAACATGTGCGAGGTGTAAttgaatgtattatgtaatggaatgctaaatgataattgtgttgagattggattgaattgcatgttgtgtaatgttgtgcaaggttggaaagatgtgattgtgtagtttaagagatagagagatcgtcttaaatgcatgagtcttgttttgttgcacacgtacacaagcatgagtctttgaaagtggcaatgttgggtaatctcgcgaaggttatttacttgtcccaaacctaacgagtacggggtttgaaagcttaacgagtatggggctttgaggtggttatctagtctagagggaatgacaatcggcatgaccggaaatgataacggagggattcacatgcatatcgcatagagtcacacttgagttgcacgtgtcggtgtgagatgttgttatgtgtgattatgtggtatgaatggGTGGATGTGAATTTGAGTGATATGCAtgtatgtggaatgatgaatcattttatatgaattagaggatgtgatgagaatgagatatatgtgattaatacatatttgatgtgaaatgtgaaatatatatgtatgagtgatatatgtgtatatatgtaaattgctaatatatgaggttgtgaattaaTGGTGATGATTAATTGTGattgaacatgttaactttataatggagataaatacatgttttgtgaagagtgatgaattcttggaatgtatgcttacttatgttgcatttcccattattatattttctatttagaatttgaattctcacccttctgtttgaatgttatccttcgttgataacgtgcaggttctgacgagtagtagcttgtccgaggatttagccgaggagctcctgagtttgttattggattaggtagcgagtcatatgctctgatcatgtaacacttggggggattttatttagacttatgcttatgtttggatattgctattctctatgttttgttggatattcagatgtatttgtttgagatctcggagatgttgtttaaggctatgtagccaagattgtggatttaaatgttaattcaactttggtagatgaatatagtatgggatatattcattgaaattttaatagcaattcaattgttttccgcaagcgtttatgcataatgtatgaaagcatgagatatacatttgtgttacaaatatgatctttgcatattaagaatgttggatgttttgctttaggttttcatggtgatgaaaataacatgtggcgccctttttcctttatgcatgcttactctgtgtgattgaatgatatatttggggttagaaaaggggtgttacagttaCGAACACTTTCAGACGAAACTAACAGTACCATTGAACTCACAATGTtccaattagtggatctgggctcttggtgttcttgttcttgttgttttgttgcaggtttAAAAGCTCAGGAACGGCTACGTAACGGTGTGACTGCGTTCGTAGCAAAAACACACCCTTTTCGTAGCAATTTTTGGAGTCTTTGTAAagtggaagaagatgaacagtgagTAGGGTCCGTGCGTACGCGTGTAGTGCAACAAGTGGACGGTCAAACATTCTCAAATATCTCTCCCTTATTCATTGGGTGGAACGACTGCGCTGGGGCCCACGtgttgtttgtttttctttgaatttAATTTGATACACGtttttatgtttatgattttgaTGTTGTTCCCTTAATGAATGATCTCTGCAGCATAGTTGGCGAGCCGCTTTGTTGGTGAGGCAAGGGGAGTGTGTTCGAATTCTTGTTCCCAATATTGTTTTAATGTGAATTAACAATTGCAGATCATATGCGCTACAGACCTTAGGGTTCACCATACACCTTCATCATCTGTCCATCAGATCTTCACACAGGCCAATCTAACGTTCCTGGGACTACAAGTGCACCATGGAACCTcacaagtgaaggatagaaaaacacttaaaaagggggggtttgaataagtgtagctttaaaactcttaagataaaaacaatttgcacaatgatttttatcctggttcgttgttaactaaactactccagtccacccccttggagtgatttacctcacctgaggatttaatccactaatcacacgagattacaatggttttccacttagataacctctaagtcttctagagtattctgatcacaacctgatcactctaggaacacaatgcttagataccctctaagactttctagagaatccgatcacaacatgatctcctctagttcttacaaatgaatgtaaacaattcttgcaagagtattacaatgcttcttaaaagctataatcacaactgtgatatttctcctaaagtttaagcttaatctcactaagatattacataagtaatgaagtgaggttgaatacgaagtttgagagcttttgaatttgacagcgtttctgtaagtttgctcaaagtgttgtattcagcttctcatcagaacttctatttataggcgtttgagaagatgaccattgagaGCATTTattgcgttgcgtgatccgtagagcattgcatttaatgtttcactcttttgtcaactacctcgagccttgcttttcctgctttaactaaATTTGCCTTTAATagtttctaacgttccttttgtcagtcagcgtagcctgccatcttttacttgcttctgatctgatctttgtttaAACAATGTTTGATTATtattagagtcaaacagcttggtgcagagcatcttcttgtcttctgaccttgaagagcttctagcgtgataccatgagaacttcagtgcttctgcttctgatctcaagttcttctgatgcttcaatagaccatgttctaattctgcttgaccatcttctgatgtcttgcgagagcatgttctaatgatgcatacttgaaccttctgagtcaatgcttcttgcgctgattttgtgcatactctttatatatttcctgaaatggatattgcatagaattagagtaccacattgtctcaagaaaaattcatatacattgttatcatcaaaactaagaatattgatcagaacaaatcttcttctaacaatctccccctttttgatgatgacaaaaacatatataaattatatgaatttgcaatcagaatatcagacggctaaagacaattacacaattataggataagcatataaacatagtgtatgaatatgtctccccctgagattaacaatccccccctgagatgaataatctccccctgaaataaatattggaagaaatttataaataaaggacttccctgagtattttccatttcaattgagacgatcacatatgcttagatcttaagaacattcagagcttctgcttcttgcttccataggacaacttcagaactttgaatttcttcttgaatcattccatgctagattgtatcagaacattgttgaatgtaccagagcatcatcagagcatctctacatcctgaaatgtttcagaacaaactaaacgacaaaagtcagagcatgaatgaatcagaacataaaatatgtatcagaacatatagtatgtatcagagcacgaaaaaaatgtatcagagcatataatatgtatcagagtcacataaaaatgcatcagaacatataaggaataagaatgtgttagagcatattctgtcacgagaatatcagaacatttttccttcttgcttctgatcttgaagcttcacagcactaagcttgatTCAGATTCCATGAGCAAGTTTCTATATAGagttgcttttcctcatgtctttgcttctcatgttgagctttttcagaatgtcttcaatcctgcaaaaaatctcaagcatagaacttgcaaattctattagaaatgtggagacttattcccagcaactgataatataaatcagatcatttatcacattttctccccctttttgtcataacatcaaaaagcataaaaagattcaagatgaaaaacaaacaatatgagagaaaagataatattcattgatttcaacagaaAATTATCAGAGGATACAAAAAGAGATGCacagaaacagatgcaagaacaagagagacaactaagacacaaaaaaCTACGGCTAGCCTAGTTtggaaactatcttggccagaagttCATGAATCCCAACATTGCTTTCTTTCTGCTCCTTAATGAAGTCTTTGAACTCAGCATGTGCTACATCATGCTTATCCAAGAGAGAAGcaagaacatcttgattctgttgaagagccctgatagcgttcaccagaacggagggttcagcagaagaagatgcattGCCATCATTCAGAGGGATAGCATTGCCAGCAGCAGCATCTAGAGTGAGAACTTctccttgattttcctgaacatgacttttctcagaaggatgattctcagcatcttccatctcaacatctgaatcAGATTCAGAAGcaacttcagcatattctggatccgGAAtcacagaatcttcattctccagagcttgaagaatctcagccagattctttggaggaatgggagcagcaacttctgaagggtagacaacttcatgaatgaccatatctggtgcttcctCGGAAGTATtcacccttagccagttgaataaccaTTGGAAGTCTCCAGTAAGAACCGGATATTGGGGCTTCCAAACAACAATCTCCCAAGAATGTGCTTCTTGTTCAGCTTTAGAAGCTTCTGCTAGTTCATCAACAAAAGCTTTTTCTTCAAAACAATGCCTGCCTCCAAGACGACTGTGCTAGAAGTCTTCATAAGGTCTGAGAATCTTGCGAGGACCTGGGGCTATTGCTATGCACCTCTTCTGAAGCTCCCGAAACATAGAGTCCATCTTTCTTCTAAagattctccagagatttctGAAAGCCACATCATCCATCCTGGTTTGATATGCAGCTTTCAAGACTTCTAACCCTTCCTGCATCCTAATGTTTACAACTCCAAAATGTACACAAACAGAAAGTTCCTTATGGAATTTGAATTTTAGTTTGGCGGAGTTTGGTTTTAGAAAGAAGTATGGCTGAGGTTCTCTATCGAGAGAAAGAGATGATTATGCTTCATTCTCAGAGTCTAACACCACAAActcaggttcaggacgaggcttgggtgtgtaattgcaATCACGAAGCAATTTCTCATGTGATACAGAATTTGGGAGGTCGGAGATGGAGGGATTATTTTGAGTGGGGGATGGAATGGGTTTATGGttagcatgaggaggaggttgagaagtggagatatttaAGTGAGGAGGAAAAagggtttgaaggggttggatatcaagaaTGAGGGTTTCTAGGGGATGGTCAAAAGCAACATTGTTTGTGGGTGGAGAGGGAGGAATGAGAGCATTTGTGGTAGGTACAGAAGGAGGGGTAAGAACATTGGTTtggggagaagaaggaggtgtgagaacatgggtgAGTTGAGGTGATTCTGTTGGGGCTGTTTCTGGTAGAATTTCTGGTTGGGGGTTAACCGGAACTTCTATTGGTACAGATTCTGAATGTAAAACAGATACAGAGACAGGTTCagaaagatgtatacctttggacataTTCTGAATAGCTTCAGATTCAGCCTCAAGTCTTTTctgcttcttattcttcttctcttccacaatctttgccttcccaagagaaatttccCTTCTTCTAGCAGACTTCAGTCTCTCTTTCTCTTTATCCACAGCTTCTTGACCTTCAACTTCTTGAGTTGCTgattcttgattttcttcttcttgctgattcacagcttctgggatttcttcttcttcattagagtcttctattattaattttcatttcctcttcttcttcttcttctctacttcctttccatcttctacattcttatttttcaactttctctttttcttcttcttcctctcagcACCTTCttgtttagtatttttattttcaactaaTACTTCCTGATTATCTTCAGCAATAACTTCTCTTTCAGCAGCATTCTCATCAACTActgcaacaacttcttcttggaCTTCCTTCTCATGGTTAACAGAAGAACGATCAAACTtgcgctttgtccttctttctttgttaACAACAACTTCTTGAGCAGACTCTAAAGCAACTTCTGAAACTGCAGGCCTGGAAGTGGAAGCTTTCTTTCGACTAACTTTAGCGGGAACATCTTTGGCTTTATCTTCCTTTAGAGAGTTAAGATATTTAGTCCTAacttctggcagctcacttctgaagaatgattcaaactcagcaagaacaggactTCTTCGGTTTCTTGCTTCTAGGAGAGGTTGAGGATTGACTCTAATAGcttgaataagattcatctttctcaaggtgtgaGCATTCAAGCAGCTTCCTGTATCAGTAACAAGATACTTGATACCTCTTTGAGCTTCCAAGTCTTTAACGATCTTGGTATGAATCAGAAGATTTGTAATTAtttttccaaaaggaataat from Vicia villosa cultivar HV-30 ecotype Madison, WI linkage group LG4, Vvil1.0, whole genome shotgun sequence encodes the following:
- the LOC131597485 gene encoding branchpoint-bridging protein-like, which produces MMFDLRNPEGVFETDQKADWDAVLAKLYTDVKKTKRVRDMKNLYIVWTKILLGCFYHRKATHSPDFVNKEQQYILSELPEVRTKYLNSLKEDKAKDVPAKVSRKKASTSRPAVSEVALESAQEVVVNKERRTKRKFDRSSVNHEKEVQEEVVAVVDENAAEREVIAEDNQEVLVENKNTKQEESVPIEVPVNPQPEILPETAPTESPQLTHVLTPPSSPQTNVLTPPSVPTTNALIPPSPPTNNVAFDHPLETLILDIQPLQTLFPPHLNISTSQPPPHANHKPIPSPTQNNPSISDLPNSVSHEKLLRDCNYTPKPRPEPEFVVLDSENEA